The following coding sequences are from one Montipora capricornis isolate CH-2021 unplaced genomic scaffold, ASM3666992v2 scaffold_493, whole genome shotgun sequence window:
- the LOC138036652 gene encoding tigger transposable element-derived protein 6-like translates to MACCGNGIPERASNIPVDGPILVEEARIIAERFGEDTFKGTSGWLETWKKRHNIGQMSIAREEGDVSPETIDSWNEKVKELTKGYSPRDVWNEDETGCFWKAMPEKSLSQKGKRCRSGKNEKQRITAVFFVNAEGEKEGLIVIGSIAVSHVCQIHLTPSAPSTSAMRRRG, encoded by the coding sequence ATGGCTTGTTGTGGGAATGGTATACCAGAGAGAGCATCAAATATCCCTGTCGACGGCCCCATACTGGTCGAAGAagcacgaattattgctgagaGGTTTGGAGAAGACACTTTTAAAGGAACAAGTGGCTGGCTAGAGACGTGGAAAAAGAGACACAACATCGGTCAAATGAGCATCGCTAGGGAAGAGGGAGACGTTAGCCCAGAGACCATAGACAGCTGGAATGAAAAAGTGAAAGAGCTGACTAAGGGCTACTCTCCTAGGGATGTATGGAATGAGGACGAAACTGGCTGCTTCTGGAAGGCGATGCCTGAGAAATCGCTCTCTCAAAAGGGAAAACGCTGCAGAAGTGGCAAGAATGAGAAGCAACGAATAACCGCTGTATTCTTTGTGAATGCAGAGGGCGAGAAAGAGGGCCTTATTGTGATAGGAAGTATAGCAGTTTCGCACGTTTGCCAAATCCATCTTACTCCTTCGGCGCCCAGTACTTCAGCAATGAGAAGGCGTGGATGA